In the Lytechinus variegatus isolate NC3 chromosome 17, Lvar_3.0, whole genome shotgun sequence genome, TATCACAGTCCCGGGGAgtgtttcattaacattttaatccgacaagttgtcagatctgacatctttctctgatgttgattggctgagaggtactatTACTATGTAACTGTGTCGGAttaaatgggacttgtcggatataATGTCCGacaggtcctttcatgaaacgctcccctaaTGACCTGTTGGACTATCAGTCACATTTAATTAAAAGAAACAGGGGATTTTAacctttctttttaaaacatgtccaatgctttGCTGATTTGACTTTACCCGATGCGTTCGAATGATATACTTTCAACCGAGTGGATATGCCTTACCTCCAAAGTAACCACCAACAAACATCCCAAATCCTTGAAAGACTTTATCGACAGAAAATGCGATGTGGAATTTCTCTGGAGACGCTCTGTCCCTCAGAATCAGCGCGCCCAAAATTGCCCTTCCTCCTATCGACATTGCGGAGACACATGACGTCACTAAGATAAGGTAGTAGTTGACGACATAAATATCGCAGAGGAGTGCAACTATGTCCACCACTGTAGCGAAGAGAAATATAGTGACCGGATGGAAACGGTTGTTGGTGAGGACACCTACAGCAACCCTGCTGAAGGTATTCCCTATTGCTGCTGTAAATGTAATGATCAGGGTGTCTCGGATAGAGATTCCTCTCTGGAGTGTATGTGGTACGAGAAAGGAGTGCCAGCCGCTATAGAACACAAAGAAAGTCATGTTGAGACTGATTATCACGTTCAACAGAGGGTCCGAGTAGAAATCTGACTGGCGAATACTGGTGGTGATCCGTGCCAAAGCTCCAGGCTGATAGTCGTTTCCTGGAGGGATATTCAGTTGTAAGGAAGTGAAAGAATACTCGAGTTCTAAGTCGTCGATTAAGAAATATTAGATACGTGTATAGCACTCGAAGTAAAATACCTGATGTTATCTTTCTCATTGTGAACACTTCGAGgaaaatttctattaaaaataGAACGATTCCCGAGTCCGATAGAAACTTTTCAAGCGAAATTTGAAGCATGATTATTGTCCCAACGGACCCATCAATATCTATGTGAAATTCTAGTGACGCATATATATGTTAAGTGAGGATTTACGTGTATAATGTATCAGAAAATTTGGCAAAGTATGACGAGTTTATAGCAGTCATAACAAAAGTCTGTATTATAATTGCAACCTAACGCTTCTAACAGTCTCAGGGCAGTGCTGATATTTTAGAATAGACAATAACCACTATTGGCCAGATCCAGGATTCCCTACGGTTCATGGGAGGGCCCCTGAAAGAGCCACACCTTTTCTTAATAAAAATCAGAGCCCTCTCACACGGTCAAGTCGCTGAGGGTCATCACATTTGCAACTTCCgtcagttatcatggttatgttttatcatgtttataggcTAAATACATTTCAATCACCTCCTCCGGCGTCTGTGCGCCAAGGGTGCGGTGGGGGCGGGACATGAacttatgacatgaaattatGACATTGCCCTACATGATCCTGAGTGCCAATATAATCATATATTTGTCTTGATTTCCTCACCTTTTGTATCCCGACGGATGCAGCTATTACAGTCATGTTTTCCTTTCCCCGTTTCTTCCTCTCCttgttcttcttcatcttctctaTCACTACCAATGGAACTACTCAGAACTTGCCGATAATCACGTTCGATATTCTCATCAGAGTCCAGCTTTATACCAACAGCACAAGGAATAATATGTGCCATCAGTCCACTCATGATAAGCAATCCACCTCTCCAGCCATAAGCTTTACGCAACAGTTCAGCCAAAAATGGTATTAGAACCATACCAGTCCCATATCCAGTCTTTCCAAGACTGAAGAGTAGATTGTAATTGTTTGAAGCAACACGATGTAATGAAATGATAGAACAAACCATTATGACACAATGTCCAAGACCTATCAGAAGAACAAACGAtatgttgaaaaaaagaaatactgtaTTAAAAGCTTTTGCTGTGTGTTTTTCtgcaaaagaaatcaaatggaCAGATTTGTGGGATATACACATCATTTTAATTCTAAATCATGTAGCTTAACCCAAGATTACACCAGATTTCTCGCATTTAATGCATATGGTTTTGGCACTATAGTCATGACGTCATGAAGACAGACAAGTAAATTAAGATGAAAGGCCAGACCGTGTGACTACGACATATACCTTGGCAAAGACGAATGTTCAATATTATGTTGagggataaaaaaaaacggaacctgaaaattatttcaactCAGGAATGCAGAAATCGTTATACTCGTAGAAGTTTTCAAGCTCACTGTAGCGattaaatatacataaatatttacCAATGAACAATGGCATGAAAACGTAACGCCAGTGTTTGCTGCAAGCCACTTACAGTGCTTCTAAAATCGTAAAACAGTGAAAACGTTTCAAATGTAGCATATTGTAATCAAGCTCTGTTGAAACCGTTTTTCGGTCACCCTTTAGCAGAAGATGATGATGTGTTGGGATAAAGGGAGACAAGTATTTTGGAAGAGTGGATAAAGATCAAGAGGAAGATAAAGACAAAAACCATACTGATTGAAAGAGGGAGATTACCtgtaattgaaagaaatattgcCATTTGAGCGTTGGTGGTTGCCATGGATGTTAACGCCACTCCTACTGGAGTTAGACACGCCCCAGACACAAGGAGGAAACGACGGATTGAACGACGTTGGTAGAGGGCAGCAATTATTGGAGCTGTAAAGATGGTCAACATCAGTATTTCAAATGTGTATGTGACTTTTGATATTACTGATGATAAATATAATCACGGGTATATATCCGTGACGTCTTTTTTTTAACCAGTGCATACCTAGTTATCAATAATGCGtatatcatttccatttattgaaTGCAGGGTAAAGGGGCATTGCTCACGGGCAAAGGCGCCATGGCCGGtaatcgaaccccggactttccacgGATAGCCAGGTGCATAAGACCATTCGGCCACGGTATCTCATGCAATTGAAGGTAGGGGGATGAACAAATAGACCCCTCCCCCGAACAAGAGGCGTGACGCAAGGATTTACCCCAATGAATAAGATACATGTGTACATCAACAATAAGGGCAAATACAATGGAAATCTCTAAATGACAGAGACATACAAAATGATACTGAAATCGAGGAATTTGTCGCACGATTTCGGCGGATTTTGATGTCGTTTTCAGGATGAATGAAACAAATGCTAAGTGGATTGATGGAGGGtacccctgttgcacccacaaaggTAATAACGCCCACCGTTTCCGACctcaaatgtaataacactttacccacaaatgtaataacgcccacaaatgtaataacactttacccacaaatgtaataacgcccacaaatgtaataacactttacccacaaatgtaataatttcacccacaaatgtaataatgcactttacccacaaatgtaataatttttgatcgtccacaaatgtaataatgactttacccacaaatgttataaatttgaagggctttttggcaaatccgttctaaaccAAAATTCTATAGTAATGCGtgcatatagcacaaaagtgcagtctcttttcctgacccagttttAGATGtctcctcttttttccctttcttaaAGTCAAGGCTTTAACAAATGTAAAATATTCTATCACATGCATAATAGCTTGATAAAAGATATAGTGTGATGCTTTGCGACCAATCATCCAAGGTTAGTTACAAGATATTGTGGGCGGTTagagatgaaaaaaaacccacaagtATTGTAATATATTATATCGTGTGTACATCCAACGCGCGTCTGATTCAGTTGATGAATAATAGTTGCTATAGTAATACAACTTCCAATAGttgatatgtatatatgtgtgtatacccacacaaatatattcaaatatagTAGTTTGTAAGTTATGATTAAGTAGAAAACtgcaagaaaatatatttctaaaaatCGTTTCGCTATTGAGCGGTGCCATgcagttattacattttataatACATCCGAAAGGTTTTGCATGAATGACAAAAGTCTTCTAGGTGAATATTTATTTCAGAACATCGTGCGACAATAAAACAAGATAGCAACTAAAATTCTGCATAAAGATAatatggagatcgattgtagactttcttccagacaaaattatttcaagaataaaaaacaataaaaacccaacccccaaccaCGAATCttagaaccaacaatcctccaaattaagaccaagtagaaaagcacatgtttagagcgttgtctctattcaaGACcaagtcatttagaaattaatttaaaaatcttaaaaaacataagacttcgtcatattcttattcctgttgaataacttGAGTATTATGCTttgaccttcgtctagacccagttatttgtaagataaacaaatattgaaaaaaaaacaaagctaacaacaatctttaaaattaaacccagtttaaatgcttgggcttagagagttgtctttaccccacctctagttctcttaaaaatacaaattaagcaagagattaatcttaaaacttggacaccagcatctcccaaactataaaaaccCTGTGATAACGCATCCCACAAAAacgacaaattaataaaaggcgtaaatattcagatctgaatggtacaccccttaaaaacccaaaataacaacaacaacgtcATTCtaaatcaatgatattgtggcgtctttgttaatattgtttgtctgtttttatcgtttctaataatttcctattttgaaataactgggtctagaccaaagactacaccatatttaaagacgtttGTCCCCTGGAAAGatcaaacctcaagatgttgatggacgtgaatccaccgacgggacagcctaaccccgtaactctggtacgggtgtggagggggctcttctttctttgcctgtctctctttcagtcatttcaaatcagtttttttcctatcttatcacttcttgatcacataaatcccctctctctatctttactttacgggtcaatataacccaagaaaatatatcttaggccactgagattattggaattgtaactaataaaaaagaaatgctgaatatatatattagaaATGGTGCTTAGTACACTGAatatttaaagtaccgaagaacttatCAAAAAACGTTATTCCCTCTTgatagaatgattttcttttatataatatcacatagatcgtcgatcaacaaccttatcgtcttcgggaagtaatccccatattgtgtgctgatatcttattcctcagtttgtttgttttatatgtatttaaaggttttgtttcgggttttttcatagaaaaaaaggaatgaatacacaagaaataataataaaaaagaagtaataaatataatactaaataaaatttttaccctacttctcatacagtgggtggcaaaaatagtgaatcatgacttattgccaaataaatacatggaatgtaattgttatcccctcttgttagaatgtttttcgtTTATATACTTTATCATAGATGgccgatcaacaaccttatcgttttcgggaagtaattccctgttgtttactgatatcttatttctcagtttttcatatgtatttaaatgttttgttattcgtgtttttttcatagaaaaaaggaaggaatatacaagaatttttttttaatggttgcagggtctttgttttgttgttgttattgtggtgtttttaatgattttcataactgggtctgacagaaagactacgctatatttccatgttattcaacattaatATGATCGTGGGTGtttctttttatgattattataatttttgaaataaccgggtctggaaaaaaaactttgcatttatattatgattttttaaacaaccgggtctgaaataaagactttggatttatattataatttttgaaacaactgggtctggaaaaaagactttggacttatattacaattttttaaacaaccgggtctggaaaaaagactttggactcacatgtatattatagtttttgaaacaaccgggtctgtaaaaaagactttggactaatattataatttttgaaacaaccgggtctggggaaaaagactttgtacttaagttataatttttgaaacaaccggatatggagaaaagactttgggcttatattattattttttaaacaaccgggtctggaataaagactttggatttatattataatttttgaaacaaccgggtctggaataaagactttggactcacatgtatattatagtttttgaaacaaccgggtctgtaaaaaagactttggactaatattataatttttgaaacaaccgggtctggggaaaaagactttgtacttaagttataatttttgaaacaaccggatatggagaaaagacttagggcttatattattattttttaaacaaccgggtctggaataaaaactttggatttatattataatttttgaaacaaccgcgtctggaataaagactttggatttatatcatgattttttaaacaaccgggtatggagaaaagactttgggctcatattattattttttaaacaaccgggtctggaataaagactttggatttatattataatttttgaaacaaccgggtatggaataaagactttggatttatattataatttttgaaacaactgggtctggaaaaaagactttggacttatattacaattttttaaacaaccgggtctggaaaaaagactttggactcacatgtatattatagtttttgaaacaacctggtctgtaaaaaagactttggactaatattataaattttgaaacaaccgggtctgggaaaaagactttgtacttaagttataatttttgaaacaaccgggtttggaaaaaagactttggtctcatattattattttttaaacaaacgggtctggaataaagactttggatatatatcatgattttttaaacaaccaggtatggagaaaagactttggacttatattattattttttaaacaaccaggtctggaataaagactttgggctcatattattattttttaaacaaccgggtctggaataaagactttagattttatattacaatttttttaaacaaccgggtctggaataaagactttggacttatattataatttgttaattattcGGGTCAAGAAAAgagactgcacttttgtgctatatgaccgcattactataggattttagtttaaaaCGGATTTGCCACAAATTCCTTCAAATATATAACAtgtgtgggtaaagtcattattacatttgtgggcgatcaaatatttattacatttgtgggtaaagtgcat is a window encoding:
- the LOC121431401 gene encoding monocarboxylate transporter 13-like codes for the protein MAGNFHAMVTSESFLIVLVTFLRTCGHVGIIKTMGIYLEDINRSLRTTPTDIGIALGLLSAFSSFPAPIIAALYQRRSIRRFLLVSGACLTPVGVALTSMATTNAQMAIFLSITGLGHCVIMVCSIISLHRVASNNYNLLFSLGKTGYGTGMVLIPFLAELLRKAYGWRGGLLIMSGLMAHIIPCAVGIKLDSDENIERDYRQVLSSSIGSDREDEEEQGEEETGKGKHDCNSCIRRDTKGNDYQPGALARITTSIRQSDFYSDPLLNVIISLNMTFFVFYSGWHSFLVPHTLQRGISIRDTLIITFTAAIGNTFSRVAVGVLTNNRFHPVTIFLFATVVDIVALLCDIYVVNYYLILVTSCVSAMSIGGRAILGALILRDRASPEKFHIAFSVDKVFQGFGMFVGGYFGGWIADHFSTYDATFKFLTFIDVFILGLITVIKIKPKPNPT